The following coding sequences are from one Leptolyngbya sp. NIES-3755 window:
- a CDS encoding hypothetical protein (Q8YV04;~similar to AA sequence:cyanobase_aa:LBDG_32220), whose protein sequence is MALSEAFLLWEQETEARLQRRAEEAVRQRVEQEVRQEVEQSVRQEVRQEVEQSVRQEVRQEVEQSVRQEVRQEVQNAERRSLILLLLEQKIGTLPSEVVDRLSTLTLDQMGRLAIALLNFASITDLTNWLNEQQR, encoded by the coding sequence ATGGCACTGTCTGAAGCATTTTTACTTTGGGAACAAGAGACTGAAGCCCGACTCCAGCGCAGGGCTGAAGAGGCTGTGCGACAGAGGGTTGAACAGGAAGTGCGTCAGGAAGTCGAACAATCTGTGCGCCAAGAAGTGCGTCAGGAAGTCGAACAATCTGTGCGCCAAGAAGTGCGTCAGGAAGTCGAACAATCTGTGCGCCAGGAAGTGCGTCAGGAGGTACAAAACGCAGAGCGTCGATCGCTGATCTTACTCCTGCTTGAACAGAAGATCGGAACCTTGCCAAGCGAAGTAGTCGATCGACTTTCTACGCTCACGCTCGATCAAATGGGAAGATTAGCGATCGCACTTCTAAACTTCGCTTCGATCACTGATCTCACCAATTGGCTGAACGAACAGCAACGTTAA
- a CDS encoding hypothetical protein (similar to AA sequence:cyanobase_aa:NIES39_C02360): MVQSLMAIAAFVAVVGGIIFGVSRYEKSNTKEDSIERLIQTPPQEPAIAETPITAALEENPEISITEPELTKKIEAILNPQITETPEPGLTTATIDETPEPREEPAEVILPPTIQDPKQVTEEEPRAQTIAFTIPPTIQDPKRPNDGAVEDLTQDILAWGQSKDLKHVSKLVQYTTHADPMVRGTVAIALGQIARQNSTRSEVERSIPVLGKLTQDSDLKVRQYAVQALGEIRSEKVLPYLQKALQSPSGSVMKAANGAIQNLKLQYGKTPAMQIAQQMLKKTEKTSI, encoded by the coding sequence ATGGTTCAAAGTTTGATGGCGATCGCTGCATTTGTAGCAGTGGTCGGTGGAATTATTTTTGGCGTGTCACGATATGAAAAATCCAACACCAAGGAAGATTCGATCGAACGCCTGATCCAAACGCCACCTCAAGAACCTGCGATCGCAGAAACACCTATAACCGCAGCACTTGAAGAAAATCCAGAAATTTCGATCACAGAACCTGAGTTAACCAAGAAAATTGAGGCGATTCTAAATCCACAAATTACAGAAACTCCAGAACCGGGATTGACCACAGCTACGATCGACGAAACGCCAGAACCGAGAGAAGAACCCGCAGAAGTGATTTTGCCGCCCACGATTCAAGATCCAAAGCAAGTCACAGAAGAAGAACCGAGAGCGCAAACGATCGCGTTTACGATTCCGCCTACGATTCAAGATCCGAAACGTCCGAATGATGGCGCAGTCGAAGATTTGACTCAGGATATTCTCGCTTGGGGACAATCGAAAGATTTGAAGCATGTGTCGAAATTGGTGCAGTACACGACTCACGCTGATCCAATGGTGCGGGGAACTGTTGCGATCGCACTCGGTCAAATCGCTCGCCAGAATTCGACTCGGAGTGAAGTTGAGCGATCGATTCCGGTACTCGGAAAGTTAACGCAGGACTCGGATCTCAAGGTTCGACAGTATGCGGTTCAGGCATTGGGAGAGATTCGATCGGAGAAAGTTTTACCGTATTTGCAAAAAGCATTGCAGAGTCCATCAGGCAGCGTGATGAAAGCGGCGAATGGAGCCATTCAGAATTTGAAATTGCAATATGGAAAAACACCAGCAATGCAAATCGCACAGCAGATGTTAAAGAAGACTGAGAAAACCTCAATTTAG
- a CDS encoding hypothetical protein (hypothetical protein FJSC11DRAFT_1094;~similar to AA sequence:cyanobase_aa:LBDG_41250), translated as MSKPIFELVDELPTGGTTVKALNTLDFIIPGQWQNLTGFTNTIRTVTGETDESLIQAIGERAVFLYNDESQGYQRAMWLYQTVDNAASALGTAALANKVGQDISFLGFLSNLTPKPEKLQSLDLCVKLVVELVAFCQINGIPGDSIGDFLGALGDYSGESLMRMAALVSFDGLIPLGGDFIQKGLSTISQTTPDELEKNQSFKSVKPLIPGGDSAGQLNFIGQSFDSVKGWMGDFVSSRNLTQQTLLDRVRGVVDVSADKLDYVGAFLDVAVKYYTHTGTQTLARRLVERAVAEI; from the coding sequence ATGAGTAAACCCATTTTTGAACTGGTAGATGAACTCCCTACTGGTGGTACTACGGTTAAAGCACTGAACACGCTTGATTTCATCATTCCAGGACAGTGGCAGAATCTCACCGGATTTACGAACACGATTCGGACTGTGACCGGTGAAACCGATGAAAGTTTGATTCAGGCGATCGGAGAACGAGCGGTTTTCCTCTATAACGATGAATCTCAAGGCTATCAACGTGCCATGTGGCTCTATCAAACCGTCGATAATGCTGCGAGTGCCCTTGGAACTGCCGCTCTCGCCAACAAAGTCGGACAAGACATCTCATTTCTCGGATTCTTGAGCAATCTGACTCCAAAACCGGAAAAACTGCAAAGTTTGGATCTCTGTGTCAAGCTCGTTGTCGAACTCGTCGCCTTTTGTCAAATTAATGGCATCCCTGGAGACAGTATCGGAGACTTCCTTGGGGCTTTAGGCGACTATAGCGGCGAATCTCTCATGCGAATGGCAGCTTTAGTCAGCTTCGACGGTTTAATCCCGCTCGGTGGCGATTTCATTCAGAAAGGCTTATCCACAATTAGCCAAACGACTCCAGACGAATTGGAGAAAAATCAATCGTTCAAGAGCGTCAAACCGCTGATTCCTGGAGGCGATTCGGCTGGACAGTTGAACTTTATTGGACAAAGCTTCGATTCAGTCAAAGGCTGGATGGGCGATTTCGTCTCCTCGCGGAATTTGACACAGCAGACATTACTCGATCGAGTGCGGGGAGTCGTCGATGTTTCCGCTGACAAGCTCGATTACGTGGGCGCATTCCTGGATGTTGCCGTCAAGTACTACACTCACACGGGAACGCAAACGCTGGCTCGTCGTCTCGTAGAACGGGCAGTCGCAGAAATCTAA
- a CDS encoding pheophorbide a oxygenase (similar to AA sequence:cyanobase_aa:LBDG_07800) has translation MLIDQRPLSTEATELPAGGTDPTRFDWKEAWYPVYYIQDLDKTKPTKFTLLGQDLVIWWDAKAQSWRAFEDQCPHRLAPLSEGRIAEDGLLECPYHGWAFEGNGKCDRIPQQPEGAIANESKRACVKSYATAERQGLLFVYPGEQTPEQVKIPIVEPMEESPQEWVCLNTFRDLPYDALTLLENVLDTSHLPFTHHKSVGNRSNAAPVELEVLESGKQGFTGFWQEGPRKGTLGSQQTRFIAPGLMWHDLTSKQFGRTLTVVYATPIRKGECRVFARFPFKFSSKLPSFFIKLTPRWYSHLGNNTVLEDDQIFLHYQERYLDQKGGSPNFAKAFYLPTRADSFVSGLRKWVNEFDAEPFPGEELPRLRSIDELLDRYSSHTIHCASCRTALARIQKLKFAIAILGILTWATLPLISIVFQPSSLTLAILAAIVPLISGSIWLVLHGFERKFYKGERTPARNLPGK, from the coding sequence ATGCTGATCGATCAACGTCCCTTATCGACTGAAGCCACCGAACTTCCCGCAGGTGGAACCGATCCGACTCGATTTGATTGGAAGGAAGCTTGGTATCCGGTTTATTACATTCAGGATTTAGACAAGACGAAGCCCACGAAATTTACGCTATTAGGGCAAGATCTGGTGATCTGGTGGGATGCGAAGGCTCAGAGTTGGAGAGCGTTTGAAGATCAGTGTCCGCATCGATTAGCACCGCTCTCAGAAGGCAGAATTGCAGAAGATGGATTGCTCGAATGTCCGTATCATGGGTGGGCATTTGAAGGAAATGGGAAATGCGATCGTATTCCTCAACAACCGGAAGGAGCGATCGCGAATGAGTCGAAGCGCGCCTGTGTGAAATCTTATGCAACCGCAGAACGGCAAGGATTACTGTTTGTTTATCCAGGTGAGCAAACTCCTGAACAAGTCAAGATTCCGATCGTTGAACCGATGGAAGAATCACCCCAAGAATGGGTCTGTTTGAATACGTTTCGCGACTTGCCTTATGATGCGTTGACTTTGTTAGAGAATGTGTTGGATACGAGTCATCTTCCGTTTACGCATCATAAATCGGTGGGGAATCGATCGAATGCTGCTCCAGTTGAGTTAGAAGTTCTGGAATCTGGAAAACAAGGCTTTACAGGATTTTGGCAAGAAGGTCCGCGCAAAGGAACACTAGGCTCACAACAGACTCGGTTTATTGCGCCCGGATTGATGTGGCATGATCTGACTTCAAAGCAATTTGGTCGTACTCTCACAGTTGTATATGCAACACCAATTAGAAAAGGTGAATGTCGCGTATTTGCTCGATTTCCGTTTAAGTTTTCATCGAAGCTACCAAGCTTTTTTATCAAACTGACACCTCGGTGGTATTCGCATTTAGGTAATAATACAGTTCTAGAAGATGATCAAATCTTTCTGCACTATCAAGAGCGCTACTTAGATCAAAAAGGCGGTAGTCCGAATTTTGCCAAAGCGTTTTACTTACCGACTCGTGCAGATTCGTTTGTTTCAGGCTTGCGGAAATGGGTGAATGAGTTTGATGCTGAACCTTTTCCGGGGGAAGAATTGCCACGACTACGATCGATCGATGAATTGCTCGATCGATATTCTTCCCATACGATTCATTGTGCAAGTTGTCGAACCGCATTAGCTCGAATTCAGAAGCTCAAATTCGCGATCGCAATTCTCGGAATTCTCACTTGGGCAACGTTGCCATTGATCTCGATCGTGTTTCAACCTTCTTCGCTCACATTGGCAATTTTGGCAGCTATCGTGCCTTTAATTTCAGGCTCTATCTGGCTTGTTCTGCATGGGTTTGAGCGCAAATTCTACAAAGGAGAACGAACTCCCGCAAGAAATTTACCAGGAAAGTGA
- a CDS encoding aminotransferase, classes I and II superfamily (similar to AA sequence:cyanobase_aa:LBDG_41260) yields MQVVKEYVRRWYESELDPDEYLCHQRQGNMVEIEEAETGNRRTVLTFCTNDVLGLTQNESVKQAAIDAIFQYGTSNSSTSVLSGRIDLHRQLEDEVSSFKHLPHTQLFLNAWMGMQALMDAFCHLAIPVPGFEHTRETLIMTDVLNHGCIVSALAHAGTRSGKLFGYSPRVRVKAYRHCNTEDLARKLKRYVQPGDRVMVVSDAVFSMDGDIAPLPEMIEILSNYPDSTLVMDEAHATGALGATGRGIYEHFGLKPQDAIDRGINPLILSTFAKFGASVGAAISTNVAELKPLLNCSPTSIGTCSLAPPLTAAALQSFRTVQEHPELVSRLQESTRYLRSRLAAQGFEAIGETNVVPVLLPNEMNPKMFARELMELGIWVSPIWFISKPRIRITVNALHTREEMDCLVAGMVKVRELMYKEEAATISA; encoded by the coding sequence GTGCAAGTTGTTAAGGAATACGTGCGGCGTTGGTATGAAAGTGAACTCGACCCGGATGAGTATCTCTGTCATCAACGCCAGGGGAATATGGTGGAAATTGAGGAGGCTGAAACGGGGAATCGACGCACTGTTCTCACTTTTTGCACAAACGATGTTCTGGGGTTGACCCAAAACGAGTCGGTGAAACAAGCCGCGATCGATGCCATTTTCCAGTACGGAACCTCGAATAGTTCGACTTCTGTGCTGAGTGGTCGAATTGACCTACATCGCCAGCTTGAGGACGAAGTATCGAGCTTTAAGCATTTGCCCCATACGCAGCTTTTTCTCAATGCCTGGATGGGAATGCAGGCGTTAATGGATGCGTTCTGTCATCTGGCGATTCCGGTTCCAGGTTTCGAGCACACCCGCGAAACCTTGATTATGACCGATGTGCTGAATCATGGTTGTATTGTGTCGGCACTGGCTCACGCAGGAACTCGATCGGGAAAACTTTTCGGCTATAGTCCCAGAGTTCGAGTAAAAGCGTATCGTCACTGCAATACCGAAGATTTGGCGCGGAAGCTGAAGCGCTATGTGCAACCGGGCGATCGAGTGATGGTCGTCTCGGATGCGGTCTTCTCAATGGATGGCGACATTGCACCGCTGCCTGAGATGATCGAAATCTTGTCGAACTATCCGGATAGCACGTTAGTCATGGATGAAGCCCATGCGACAGGTGCGTTGGGTGCGACCGGACGTGGCATTTACGAGCATTTTGGATTGAAGCCGCAAGACGCGATCGATCGAGGAATTAATCCTTTGATTCTTTCAACGTTCGCAAAATTTGGCGCATCGGTGGGCGCGGCAATTAGTACTAACGTGGCGGAATTGAAGCCGTTACTGAACTGTTCGCCAACCTCGATCGGGACTTGTTCTTTGGCTCCTCCTTTGACTGCTGCGGCGTTACAGAGTTTCCGTACTGTGCAAGAGCATCCAGAATTGGTATCACGATTGCAGGAAAGTACGCGGTATCTGCGATCTCGCTTAGCCGCTCAGGGATTTGAAGCGATCGGGGAAACGAATGTCGTTCCAGTCTTGCTGCCAAATGAGATGAATCCGAAGATGTTTGCGCGGGAACTGATGGAATTGGGGATTTGGGTTTCTCCGATCTGGTTCATTTCAAAACCTCGGATTCGGATCACGGTGAACGCATTGCATACTCGCGAAGAGATGGATTGTCTCGTGGCGGGAATGGTGAAGGTGCGAGAACTGATGTACAAAGAGGAAGCCGCGACGATTAGCGCGTAG
- a CDS encoding hypothetical protein (similar to AA sequence:cyanobase_aa:LBDG_41270), with product MSQWLEHTAQVEVEALIGEVWGLWSDLEQMPNWMNWIASVKVSEEQPELSRWTLNAAGLQFSWQSRLTKIIPNQIIQWESISGLPNRGAIRFYDRGTEGSIVKMTIAYAVPELLAQIMNNGMVDRFVQSNIRADLDRFREYAAKSG from the coding sequence ATGTCTCAATGGTTAGAACACACGGCGCAAGTTGAAGTCGAAGCCTTGATCGGCGAAGTTTGGGGTCTCTGGTCGGATCTCGAACAAATGCCGAATTGGATGAACTGGATTGCTTCGGTGAAGGTGTCTGAAGAACAGCCAGAACTCTCTCGCTGGACACTGAACGCGGCTGGACTGCAATTTAGTTGGCAATCGCGTCTGACGAAGATCATTCCGAATCAGATTATTCAATGGGAATCGATTAGTGGTTTGCCGAATCGGGGAGCCATTCGATTTTACGATCGCGGAACTGAAGGCAGTATTGTCAAAATGACGATCGCGTATGCGGTTCCTGAACTATTGGCGCAGATTATGAACAATGGAATGGTCGATCGATTTGTGCAATCGAACATTCGAGCAGATCTCGATCGATTTCGCGAGTATGCAGCGAAGTCTGGTTGA
- a CDS encoding hypothetical protein (similar to AA sequence:cyanobase_aa:LBDG_41240), with the protein MRHQALTLPSWRRAVVAVMLAIALFISGCQQQEPSRFSEAQKESNKPGVVAVAKEATQGSQFNKYFPKAGSGYERVFTQEKKGFAEAKLKQNGKDLAMLSISDTSSLPAAAAKYQNTTEKINGFPAMTMGNTQTGVLVGKYQVKVLSRDPSFTKEDREQWLSKFDLKGLSQLKG; encoded by the coding sequence ATGAGACACCAAGCATTGACTTTACCAAGTTGGCGGCGGGCGGTGGTTGCCGTCATGTTAGCGATCGCGCTCTTTATCTCTGGCTGTCAGCAGCAAGAACCCTCTCGTTTCTCAGAAGCTCAGAAGGAAAGTAATAAACCCGGAGTCGTTGCGGTTGCGAAAGAGGCAACTCAGGGCAGTCAGTTTAACAAGTACTTCCCGAAAGCTGGATCAGGATATGAGCGCGTCTTTACTCAAGAGAAGAAAGGGTTTGCCGAAGCGAAATTGAAACAGAACGGCAAAGATTTGGCGATGTTATCGATTTCAGATACGTCGAGTTTGCCAGCCGCAGCAGCGAAATATCAGAATACGACTGAGAAAATCAACGGATTTCCAGCGATGACGATGGGCAATACCCAGACCGGAGTTTTGGTCGGGAAGTATCAGGTGAAAGTGCTGTCGCGAGATCCGTCTTTTACTAAGGAAGACCGGGAGCAGTGGCTTTCTAAGTTTGATCTCAAGGGATTGTCACAGCTTAAAGGGTAG
- a CDS encoding hypothetical protein (similar to AA sequence:cyanobase_aa:Cyan7425_4405), with protein sequence MAQNPFDQLSKQYLEEFLAPIGTVQRQYEIPGEAKFVDVWFVPNPNAVQATDLGLLGRMVQQPCLLEPYRNVPTRTEVRVSLLKLVWVQEDERRKAQCEELSDDEIPWLWILAATTSRPLLEEAEGKIKAEWMPGIYFMSGILKTAIVAIDQLPETEETLWLRILGRDRTQEREFGKCLLCL encoded by the coding sequence ATGGCGCAAAACCCATTTGACCAGTTATCCAAGCAATATTTGGAAGAGTTCCTAGCTCCAATCGGTACAGTCCAGCGACAATACGAAATCCCAGGCGAGGCTAAATTTGTCGATGTTTGGTTTGTTCCAAATCCCAATGCAGTCCAAGCCACTGATTTAGGTCTTTTGGGGCGAATGGTCCAGCAACCTTGCCTGCTCGAACCTTATCGAAATGTTCCGACTCGAACTGAGGTAAGAGTTTCATTACTGAAACTGGTTTGGGTACAGGAAGACGAACGCCGCAAAGCACAATGTGAGGAATTATCAGACGACGAAATTCCTTGGCTTTGGATTCTGGCAGCGACCACTTCTAGACCTTTACTGGAAGAGGCAGAAGGCAAGATTAAAGCGGAATGGATGCCTGGTATCTACTTTATGTCTGGGATTTTGAAAACCGCGATCGTTGCGATCGATCAACTTCCTGAAACTGAAGAGACTTTGTGGTTAAGAATCCTGGGACGCGATCGAACTCAGGAGCGGGAATTCGGGAAGTGCTTGCTTTGCCTGTAG